One window of Candidatus Nitrospira kreftii genomic DNA carries:
- a CDS encoding hypothetical protein (conserved protein of unknown function) gives MQPFYSQVTVYLLSATLLLSGCTSTLVRDDVKRMAGLEGHCSGSEWVDDSSIAVLPVPIVAFVTPHIDLRDVSSEPYLNRCGASTRVVNREVFVNRLACMPAGLTRIITLGIWQWCPARVSWSADVLAENPRPASISLDQERNQQP, from the coding sequence ATGCAACCATTCTATTCTCAAGTAACCGTGTATCTACTTTCCGCAACACTGTTGTTATCTGGCTGCACCTCGACGCTGGTTCGCGATGATGTGAAGCGTATGGCCGGGCTCGAGGGACATTGTTCTGGCAGCGAGTGGGTGGATGACTCGTCCATCGCCGTATTGCCGGTGCCAATCGTCGCCTTTGTCACACCGCATATCGATCTGCGAGACGTCTCCAGTGAGCCGTATCTGAACCGATGCGGAGCCTCGACCAGGGTGGTCAATCGGGAGGTGTTCGTCAACCGACTGGCCTGCATGCCTGCTGGACTCACGCGTATCATCACCCTCGGCATCTGGCAATGGTGCCCGGCGCGGGTCAGCTGGTCGGCGGACGTCCTGGCCGAAAACCCACGACCGGCGAGCATTTCACTCGACCAGGAACGAAACCAGCAACCGTAA
- a CDS encoding Copper oxidase, with protein sequence MNGITVPTSSDLATRLLRTFFIATHPANWQNYGSGTPWHITYPDVDVRVDIGVVNLPAVLNARYGNDISLQAPFNPATAGVGEVWVDTQFEKTSGKSKPGTATVISATTWQPTRKVALPQINMNNPHNMWTDRNQNLIYQTQWFDSKLTVFNRQTGALVRNLSVGESPAHVMTRVDTDQLHVTNNGDTRTDSVMEIAPLGTGVERRVDIGRGNPHAHWMSANGRQMVTPNVITGDTTQFNFTTNAVESILPASSPLSHPIATGMMPDASKYYVANLLDSTMTVIDMHTNAVIKTINLIADYNPINGDITGPVGALPIQTPVSPNGKHMITANTLTGTITVVDTRPGLATTDTVVAMLGCDPGCHGVQYGAKNGGGYYAYVSSKFSNTMLIVDPDPNNDGNPADAAVVGRVLLTANGGTAKDANITGNAGMGGQGVLPIPLVYNGWVQNLPPSWKSQLTPSQQNPYPLP encoded by the coding sequence GTGAATGGCATTACGGTTCCCACAAGCAGCGATTTAGCGACGCGGTTGCTGAGGACGTTCTTTATTGCGACGCATCCGGCCAATTGGCAGAACTATGGCTCCGGCACTCCCTGGCATATCACTTACCCGGACGTCGATGTTCGAGTGGATATCGGGGTGGTCAATCTCCCAGCGGTGTTGAATGCCCGCTACGGGAACGATATCTCGTTGCAAGCGCCATTTAATCCGGCCACAGCAGGCGTGGGCGAAGTGTGGGTAGATACACAGTTCGAAAAGACGTCCGGCAAGAGTAAGCCGGGTACCGCCACGGTGATCAGTGCCACGACCTGGCAACCTACGCGGAAGGTCGCGCTTCCACAGATCAACATGAACAACCCCCACAACATGTGGACTGATCGCAATCAGAACCTGATTTATCAGACCCAGTGGTTTGACAGTAAGTTGACCGTCTTCAATCGGCAGACAGGCGCTCTTGTCAGGAATCTCTCGGTCGGAGAATCCCCGGCGCACGTGATGACCCGAGTGGATACGGATCAACTTCACGTCACAAACAACGGCGATACACGTACCGATTCTGTCATGGAGATCGCCCCTCTCGGCACAGGGGTAGAGCGGCGTGTGGATATCGGCCGCGGCAATCCGCATGCCCATTGGATGAGCGCGAACGGCCGGCAGATGGTGACACCGAATGTGATCACCGGGGATACCACTCAATTTAATTTCACCACGAATGCCGTCGAATCCATCCTTCCGGCCAGCAGTCCCTTGAGCCATCCCATTGCCACCGGAATGATGCCGGATGCGAGCAAGTATTATGTGGCTAATCTCCTCGACAGCACGATGACGGTCATTGACATGCATACCAACGCGGTGATTAAGACGATTAATCTGATCGCCGACTATAATCCAATCAACGGCGATATCACCGGGCCGGTCGGCGCCTTGCCGATTCAGACACCGGTGTCCCCGAACGGAAAGCACATGATAACGGCCAATACCTTGACCGGAACCATTACAGTTGTTGATACCCGGCCTGGGTTAGCCACGACAGACACAGTTGTGGCGATGTTGGGCTGTGATCCCGGGTGTCACGGAGTGCAGTATGGCGCCAAGAATGGGGGTGGCTATTACGCCTATGTCTCTAGCAAATTTTCCAATACGATGCTCATCGTGGATCCAGATCCCAACAATGACGGCAATCCCGCCGATGCCGCTGTGGTTGGGCGAGTTTTATTGACGGCGAATGGTGGCACAGCAAAGGATGCCAACATCACGGGCAACGCGGGTATGGGCGGACAAGGCGTCCTGCCGATTCCGCTGGTCTACAACGGCTGGGTGCAGAACCTGCCGCCCTCGTGGAAGAGTCAACTGACTCCCTCGCAACAGAATCCGTATCCATTGCCGTAG
- a CDS encoding hypothetical protein (conserved protein of unknown function) has translation MISVIIPAYNEEKVLPATLRALLTQPGEFETILVDGGSTDQTYAIAESFGFANRTGDDGWSSLVFRRSPDPSRYTLHTSHVVLTAPKGRASQMNAGAKRARGEWLLFLHADTVLPVSALQRLNEMETDQAIQAGGFMHRFSGDDWRLRFISFLDNFRCTRSRIIYGDQALFVRRRLFEKLGGFPNQPILEDVAFCERLIKVTNPLLLSPPVVTDARKFITMGIWTSFLRVILIILHVEFRLPVIPRAFFQDVR, from the coding sequence ATGATCAGCGTCATCATTCCTGCCTACAACGAAGAAAAGGTCTTACCTGCCACCCTACGGGCGTTGCTCACACAGCCAGGAGAATTTGAGACAATCCTCGTCGATGGCGGCAGCACCGACCAGACCTACGCGATCGCCGAATCGTTTGGGTTTGCTAATCGAACCGGCGATGACGGCTGGTCGTCGCTCGTCTTTCGTCGTTCGCCAGACCCTTCACGATATACGCTTCACACTTCACATGTTGTTCTGACGGCACCCAAGGGTCGCGCCTCCCAGATGAATGCCGGAGCCAAACGGGCACGGGGCGAGTGGTTGCTCTTCCTCCATGCCGATACGGTCTTGCCAGTGAGTGCACTCCAACGGCTCAATGAGATGGAAACCGATCAGGCCATTCAGGCCGGTGGCTTCATGCACCGGTTCTCCGGAGATGATTGGCGGCTTCGATTCATTTCGTTCTTGGATAATTTCCGCTGCACTCGCAGCCGAATCATTTATGGAGATCAAGCCCTCTTTGTTCGGCGAAGACTGTTCGAGAAACTTGGCGGTTTTCCCAACCAACCAATTTTAGAAGATGTGGCCTTCTGCGAACGTCTCATTAAGGTCACGAACCCGCTTCTCCTGTCACCTCCCGTCGTGACGGATGCGAGAAAGTTCATCACAATGGGCATATGGACGAGCTTCCTCCGCGTGATCCTCATCATCCTCCACGTCGAGTTCCGCCTGCCGGTCATTCCTCGGGCATTCTTTCAAGATGTGCGGTGA
- a CDS encoding hypothetical protein (conserved protein of unknown function): protein MLVRPDEKVPIARLLTFLEHGERMAHDCAKAQSALSKDAGTQRFLISQAKQEAMHAVVFQGAIAWLAPKHLRDAPFLPALEEYRTLLAEALARHDLLETFLAEQVVLEGLGEAILTRIEQGLAKRAAPFGRLRRILLRQEEAHHGFGRQQLARAVERGETDPQSLRRQAEQYLALTDAMVLTLCDLFDSINEDAAAWAHDVRTFLPDWCSA, encoded by the coding sequence ATGTTGGTCCGTCCTGACGAGAAAGTGCCGATCGCGCGACTCTTGACCTTTCTGGAGCATGGTGAGCGGATGGCCCATGATTGCGCAAAGGCCCAATCGGCATTGTCCAAAGACGCCGGAACGCAACGGTTTCTCATTAGCCAGGCCAAACAAGAGGCGATGCACGCAGTAGTCTTTCAGGGGGCGATCGCCTGGTTAGCCCCAAAACATCTGCGCGATGCCCCATTCCTTCCAGCCTTGGAAGAATATCGAACACTTCTCGCTGAGGCACTGGCCCGTCATGATCTTCTGGAAACGTTCTTGGCCGAGCAAGTCGTGCTCGAGGGCTTGGGCGAAGCTATCCTCACGCGCATCGAGCAAGGCCTTGCAAAACGTGCGGCGCCATTCGGCCGGCTGCGCCGGATCTTGTTGCGGCAAGAAGAGGCCCATCACGGTTTCGGCAGGCAGCAACTGGCCCGTGCCGTTGAGCGGGGCGAGACCGATCCGCAGTCACTCAGGAGACAGGCAGAGCAATATCTTGCGTTGACCGACGCCATGGTCCTCACGCTCTGCGATCTCTTCGACAGTATCAATGAAGATGCCGCGGCTTGGGCACACGATGTCCGGACATTCCTGCCGGACTGGTGTTCGGCATGA
- a CDS encoding hypothetical protein (conserved exported protein of unknown function), protein MVTKAKGFLKCVPVSLAIVFAGCSTIPTSFTPLNPIPPEEFSHKAFHDVVQAHVTDGSVDYPAIQSDTRLPRYFGQLDRVNPNAFTTRNERLAFWINAYNAFAIKGILDKYSPTSYWGRYRYFIGRKYRVGGETINLYDLERKVLIAQFREPRIHFAIVCASLSCPKLQAWTYEPDQLEVQLDRVAREFINDPTRNHFDRVKKVASLSMIFKWFEEDFMRAAGSVLVYITRYVNDPELVQDLMQSEYRIEYIEYDWNLNGIPPKEQNHVGPS, encoded by the coding sequence ATGGTGACGAAGGCGAAGGGCTTCTTGAAATGCGTCCCCGTGAGCCTCGCGATCGTTTTTGCAGGATGCTCCACAATTCCGACATCCTTCACTCCTCTCAACCCGATTCCGCCAGAAGAGTTCTCACACAAGGCGTTTCATGATGTGGTACAGGCCCACGTTACAGATGGCAGCGTCGACTATCCTGCCATCCAGTCTGATACGCGGCTACCGAGGTATTTCGGGCAGCTCGACCGAGTGAACCCCAATGCATTCACAACGCGGAATGAGCGACTGGCCTTCTGGATCAATGCCTACAACGCCTTCGCGATCAAGGGCATCCTCGACAAGTACTCGCCCACAAGTTATTGGGGACGGTATCGCTATTTTATCGGCCGGAAATATCGTGTCGGCGGTGAAACCATCAATCTCTATGATCTTGAACGAAAAGTGTTGATCGCACAGTTCCGTGAGCCACGGATTCATTTTGCTATTGTATGCGCGTCGCTGTCTTGTCCGAAGCTTCAAGCCTGGACGTATGAGCCGGATCAGCTTGAAGTCCAGCTGGACCGTGTCGCCAGGGAGTTTATCAACGACCCGACGCGAAATCATTTTGATCGTGTGAAGAAAGTCGCGTCGCTCTCCATGATCTTCAAGTGGTTTGAGGAGGATTTCATGAGAGCTGCCGGCTCAGTTCTGGTCTACATCACGCGTTATGTGAACGATCCCGAATTGGTTCAAGACCTCATGCAATCAGAATATCGCATCGAGTACATCGAGTACGACTGGAACCTCAATGGAATACCACCCAAGGAGCAGAACCATGTTGGTCCGTCCTGA
- a CDS encoding hypothetical protein (conserved protein of unknown function): MLIQIKPANQTLHDHGRQPSTFEGRRPGLYQALWGGLTNLISQRPVLAIFQMCLRCNSSCGYCNLPLNIGRYELSRDEIWQVFTGLYKEGVRFVFLQGGEPLLRRDLVPILQDLVQIGFHTTLITNGTRLTPNLVEAFNELAVSLSISLDTLDPIKYERIRGADQLDHVLSGLELLKGYHHPMFLTCIVSEVNRQEVTQMVQFAQERGFLPVVGVYHWDVGLYGKQEPLLMYERAQARAVFEGLLKENVLPPGYLRQYAKDNVAWLAGKTLKPCDAGRYSIAIDASGNVSPCLSLPDVGNLLESSLNEILARFDRQAIQRCSDRSSCNRLDGRVIGSVLRHPIAAWQTPVQW; the protein is encoded by the coding sequence ATGCTGATACAAATTAAGCCAGCCAATCAAACACTTCATGATCACGGCAGGCAACCTTCGACGTTCGAAGGCAGGAGGCCGGGTCTCTATCAAGCCTTATGGGGCGGGTTGACCAATCTTATTTCTCAGCGCCCGGTGCTTGCTATTTTTCAGATGTGCCTTCGCTGTAATTCCTCTTGTGGATACTGCAACCTTCCCTTGAACATTGGTCGGTACGAATTGTCTCGTGATGAGATTTGGCAAGTCTTTACAGGACTCTACAAGGAAGGCGTTCGGTTTGTATTTTTACAGGGCGGAGAGCCTTTGCTTCGAAGAGACTTGGTGCCAATTCTTCAAGATTTGGTTCAGATTGGATTTCATACTACGCTCATTACAAACGGCACCAGGTTGACCCCCAATCTGGTGGAAGCATTCAACGAGCTCGCAGTGTCTCTTTCGATCAGCCTGGATACGCTTGACCCGATTAAATATGAACGAATCCGAGGTGCCGATCAACTTGATCACGTGCTCAGTGGTCTTGAGCTACTGAAAGGTTACCATCATCCCATGTTTCTGACCTGTATCGTCAGTGAAGTCAATCGCCAGGAAGTCACCCAGATGGTTCAGTTTGCTCAAGAGCGAGGCTTCTTGCCCGTTGTCGGCGTCTATCATTGGGACGTCGGATTGTACGGAAAGCAAGAACCCTTGTTGATGTATGAGCGTGCACAGGCGCGGGCCGTGTTTGAAGGGCTGCTCAAAGAGAATGTACTCCCGCCTGGATATTTGCGGCAATACGCGAAGGACAACGTAGCCTGGCTTGCTGGTAAAACCCTCAAACCTTGCGACGCTGGGCGGTACAGCATTGCCATTGATGCATCGGGTAATGTCTCCCCCTGCTTGTCTCTCCCTGACGTTGGGAATCTCCTCGAGTCTTCGCTGAACGAAATCCTTGCGCGGTTTGATCGGCAAGCAATCCAACGTTGTTCAGACCGATCGTCCTGTAACAGGCTGGACGGCCGCGTGATCGGGTCGGTACTGCGGCACCCAATTGCTGCATGGCAAACCCCGGTGCAATGGTGA
- a CDS encoding hypothetical protein (conserved exported protein of unknown function): MNKDHQKFHFATIGGLTAMLLAAPSFTMAGQQHEKKAAAASPSSPTESHSPAVAHQSNNKPGPAWRTIGGTVKHMKDTMYTIEDYDGNQVQLFVSRETKQMGGRKKVGDHVRAEITHSGFANSIQ; this comes from the coding sequence ATGAACAAAGATCATCAGAAATTCCACTTCGCGACAATCGGAGGACTGACCGCAATGTTGCTGGCCGCACCCTCTTTCACCATGGCCGGCCAACAGCATGAGAAGAAGGCAGCTGCCGCTTCGCCTTCATCTCCTACCGAAAGTCACTCCCCCGCCGTTGCACACCAGTCCAACAATAAGCCTGGCCCTGCCTGGAGGACAATCGGCGGGACTGTCAAGCACATGAAAGATACGATGTATACCATCGAAGACTACGACGGAAACCAGGTTCAACTCTTCGTGAGCCGAGAAACCAAGCAGATGGGTGGTCGCAAGAAAGTTGGTGACCATGTTCGTGCTGAGATCACTCACAGCGGTTTTGCCAATTCGATTCAATGA
- a CDS encoding Mercuric reductase — translation MTEPDHHLVLPDDEYNRQLVANVHPSNWVNPEPTGRYNIVIIGAGTAGLITAVVAASLGAKVALIEKHLLGGDCLNVGCVPSKGVIRAARAWADLRKATEFGLHIPPGVRYDFGAVMARMRRLRAHISQNDSVHRYANLGVDVYVGSGRFLGADTIQVVGPPGDRILTFAKAAVCTGARASVPNTPGLEEAGYLTNESIFSLTALPQRIGVIGAGPIGCELAQSFARFGGQVYLIEATHGIMPNEDRDAADIVERAMVRDGVTLLCCGKHLFVEKTEAGKRLTLDSHGQQYDIIVDEILVGVGRTPNVEGIGLEVAGVEYDRNGIKVNQRLQTTNPTIYAAGDICSQYKFTHAADAMAQIVIQNALFPHPFGLGHASVEALNMPWCTFTDPEIAHVGMYEKDAKDKGLDVETYTYKLDEVDRAILDGDEEGFARVHIQKGTDKILGATIVARHAGDMISEFSVAMKTGGGAKLIAGTIHPYPTQAEVNKKVINLWRKAHFTQRTKDMLIKLFAWMRR, via the coding sequence ATGACTGAGCCTGATCATCATCTGGTCCTACCTGACGATGAATACAACCGACAGCTTGTCGCCAATGTGCATCCTTCCAACTGGGTCAACCCTGAACCGACCGGTCGCTACAATATCGTCATAATCGGAGCAGGAACGGCGGGCTTGATCACTGCAGTCGTCGCCGCAAGTCTTGGAGCAAAAGTCGCCTTGATCGAAAAACACCTGTTGGGCGGCGATTGTTTGAATGTCGGGTGTGTGCCGTCCAAAGGTGTGATCCGAGCCGCGAGAGCGTGGGCTGATTTGCGGAAGGCAACAGAGTTCGGCCTGCACATCCCGCCTGGTGTGAGATACGATTTCGGCGCTGTGATGGCAAGGATGCGACGACTACGGGCACATATCAGCCAGAACGATTCCGTTCATCGCTATGCAAACCTTGGAGTCGATGTCTATGTTGGCAGTGGACGGTTTCTCGGTGCCGATACGATCCAAGTCGTTGGTCCTCCCGGCGATCGGATCCTGACATTTGCGAAAGCCGCCGTCTGCACCGGGGCACGAGCCTCAGTCCCGAACACGCCTGGCCTTGAGGAAGCCGGTTATCTGACGAATGAAAGCATCTTTTCACTGACTGCGCTGCCACAACGCATTGGTGTGATTGGAGCCGGCCCCATCGGCTGTGAACTGGCGCAGTCATTCGCTCGGTTTGGGGGCCAGGTCTATCTCATCGAGGCCACACACGGCATTATGCCAAATGAGGATCGAGATGCCGCAGACATCGTGGAGCGCGCGATGGTACGAGATGGAGTGACGCTGCTCTGCTGTGGAAAGCACTTGTTCGTGGAGAAGACCGAGGCTGGCAAGCGCCTAACGCTCGATTCACATGGACAACAGTACGATATCATCGTTGATGAAATCCTTGTTGGAGTGGGGCGCACGCCGAATGTGGAGGGAATTGGGTTGGAGGTAGCAGGGGTGGAATACGACAGAAACGGCATCAAGGTTAACCAACGGTTGCAAACGACGAATCCAACGATCTACGCGGCGGGGGATATCTGCTCACAGTACAAATTTACCCATGCCGCCGACGCGATGGCTCAAATCGTCATTCAGAATGCCCTTTTTCCTCACCCCTTTGGCTTGGGGCATGCGAGCGTCGAGGCTTTGAATATGCCATGGTGTACGTTCACCGACCCCGAGATTGCTCACGTCGGGATGTACGAGAAGGATGCCAAGGACAAGGGTCTCGACGTGGAAACCTATACCTACAAACTCGACGAGGTCGATCGAGCAATTCTCGATGGAGACGAGGAAGGGTTTGCACGGGTTCATATCCAAAAGGGGACGGACAAGATCCTTGGCGCCACGATCGTTGCAAGGCATGCCGGTGACATGATCAGCGAGTTCTCGGTCGCCATGAAGACAGGAGGTGGAGCTAAACTCATCGCGGGAACGATTCATCCCTACCCGACGCAGGCCGAAGTGAACAAGAAGGTGATTAATCTCTGGAGAAAAGCCCACTTTACGCAGAGGACGAAAGACATGTTGATAAAACTCTTTGCCTGGATGAGACGCTAA
- a CDS encoding TVP38/TMEM64 family protein has translation MIPQDIAMTQVTNHSGSNSSNAGKMVILFVVAVAVGAFFYFDLGRFLSLTALQENRNSLLAFTHANFWAAVAIFIGAYAMVAGLSLPGAAILTLAGGFLFGAGLATVLVNVGATTGATVAFLTARYLLRNTVERKFGKWLRPFQEGFAKNAFSYLLTLRLIPLFPFFVVNLVSGLTRVSVGTYVAATALGIIPGSFVYAYAGRQLGTISSLKEIASPNVIAAFVLLGLLALVPVLYKKYVAQSS, from the coding sequence ATGATACCGCAGGATATCGCAATGACGCAGGTCACGAACCACTCTGGATCAAACAGCTCGAACGCGGGCAAAATGGTCATCCTCTTTGTTGTGGCGGTGGCTGTTGGAGCCTTTTTTTATTTCGATCTCGGACGGTTCTTATCATTGACCGCACTACAAGAAAATAGGAACAGCCTATTGGCGTTCACACATGCGAACTTTTGGGCGGCTGTGGCTATTTTCATCGGAGCCTACGCAATGGTGGCTGGATTGTCGCTTCCCGGGGCGGCCATTCTCACGTTGGCGGGCGGATTCTTATTTGGCGCCGGCTTGGCGACTGTGTTGGTGAATGTCGGAGCGACAACCGGAGCGACGGTGGCGTTTCTAACCGCACGGTATTTACTACGGAACACCGTGGAACGGAAATTTGGAAAATGGCTGAGGCCGTTCCAAGAAGGATTCGCCAAGAACGCCTTCAGCTATCTGTTGACCCTGCGACTGATTCCCTTGTTTCCATTTTTTGTCGTGAATCTTGTATCGGGTCTCACACGCGTGAGTGTCGGGACGTATGTCGCAGCCACGGCGCTCGGGATTATTCCAGGCTCGTTTGTCTACGCGTATGCGGGTCGACAACTAGGTACCATCAGTTCCTTGAAAGAAATCGCATCGCCCAATGTGATCGCGGCATTTGTGCTGCTGGGACTCCTTGCATTGGTGCCGGTGCTCTACAAGAAATACGTGGCACAATCTTCCTGA